Below is a genomic region from Shumkonia mesophila.
GACGTGGCGGCGAGGCGCGCCGAACTGGAGCGCTACCACCTGGCCATCACCGACGGCCGGAACGCCTTTCCCCGCCAGCCGTTCCACCGGGTGGTGGCGATCAGCTTCCTGCGCGCCGAGATCGAGCGCAGCGGGGCCGGCGAGACCTATTATCTCCAGGAGTTGCGCTCGGGCGGCACTGAGAAGTCGGACGAGAAGGAACTGGTCGCCGGCTTCTTCCAGTTCGTGGAGCGCCACAAGCCGCGCCTGGTGTCGTTCAACGGGCGCACCTTCGACCTGCCGGTGCTGAAATACCGGGCGATGAAGCACGGCATCGCGGCGCGCTTCCTTTACGCCTCCGGCGACAAGTGGAACAGCTACACCAGCCGTTACGCCAGCGACTGGCATTGCGACCTGCTGGAGGTGCTCTCCGACTTCGGGGCCTCGGCCCGCATCCGCCTCGACGAGGTGTGCGCGGTAATGGGCTTCCCCGGCAAGTTCGGCATCGAGGGCAGCCGGGTGGCCGATCTTTTCGATGGCGGAAGGATCAAGGAGATCCGCGACTACTGCGAGACCGACGTCCTCAACACCTACCTCGTCTATTTGCGCCACCAGCTGCACACCGGCACGCTGGGCCTGGACGGCTACAACCGCGCCGTCGCCGACCTGGTGGAGCTGATCAAGGCCGAAGGCGACGAGCGACCCCACCTCGTGGGCTTCCTCGAGGCCTGGGGCCGGGCCTCGGACAACACTTTCGTGCTCTAATCAGTCCGGTTCCTCGGCGTCCGGCTCGGCCGGGGCGTCGAGGGCGGCCTCGAAGCCGCCGCGGGGGACCGCGCCGCCCATGTTGCGCACCGCCTCGATCTCGGCCCCGGGGAAGGTTTCCATGACCGCCTGAACCAGCGGATGCTGGGACGCTTCCGAGCGGCGCGAGGCCTCGGCCTTTTCCTCCTGCTGGCGGAGCGTCGGCTGCCCCGCCTCGCGCGAGACCGTGACCACCCAGCGCCTGGCCGTGCGGGCGTTGAGGAACCGGGACAGGTCGTGAGCCAGTTCGCCCGGCGCGTGTTCGCCCGGACGGAATTCGATGCGCCCCGGCTCGAACCGCACCAGGTGCAGGTTCGACATCAGGTTGGCGTGCAGGATCATCTCGCGATCCGCCAGGGTCAGCGCGACGACGTCGGCGAAGGTGGCCGGATCGGGCTTCTGGGGGTCGGCCGCAAGAACGCTCTGCGGCAGCGGATCCCGTCCGGCGCTGGCCTGCCCCCCCACCGCCGCGGCGCGTGGCCGGTCGGAGGCGGAGGGCATCGACGGCGCCGCCTGCGAAGCCGCTGCCACGGGAGAGCCGCCACCGCCACCGGACGGCGCGCCGCCGGTCCGCGCCGGAGCGGCGCCCCCGCCGGCCAACGAAGCCACCGCATCGGCCGGGCTTGGCAGGTCGGCGGCGAAGACCAGGCGCACCAGCACCATCTCGGCCGCCTGCAGGGGCGAGGGTGCGTGGCGCACCTCGGATAGCCCCTTGAGCAGCATCTGCCAGGCCCGGGTCAGCACCGCCATCGACAGCGTCTCGGCCATGGCGCGGCCGCGCACCCGTTCGGCCTCGGGCATGCCCGGGTCGTCGGCCGCGGCCGGCACCAGTTTGACGCGGGTCAGCCAGTGGACGAGTTCAAGCATGTCCTCGACGATCACCGCCGGGTCGGCGCCGCCGGCATAGAGATCGGCCAGGATGTCGAGGCCGGCCCGCGCGTCGCCCTGCATCGCCGTCTCCAGCAGGTCGAAGGTGCGGGTGCGGTCGACCAGCCCGATCATGGTCCTGACCTCGTCCTCGCCGATGGCGCCGGCGCAATGGGCGATGGCCTGGTCGAGCAGGCTCAAGCCATCTCGCACGCTGCCGTCGGCGGCGCGCGCGATCAATTGCAGGGCGCCGGGCGCCACCGTCACGCCCTCCTTTTCGGCGATGCCGGCGAAGTGGGCGGCCAGGGTGCCGGAATCGACACGGCGCAGGTCGAAGCGCTGGCAGCGCGACAGCACCGTCACCGGCACCTTGCGCACCTCGGTGGTGGCGAAGATGAACTTGACGTGGGCGGGCGGTTCTTCCAGCGTCTTCAGCAGCGCGTTGAAGGCGTTCTTCGACAGCATGTGCACTTCGTCGATGATGTAGACCTTGGTGCGCGCCGAGGTCGGCCGATACTGCACGCCGTCGATCACCTCGCGGATGTCGTCGACGCCGGTGCGGCTGGCGGCGTCCATCTCCATCACGTCCATGTGGCGATCCTCGGCGATGGCCTTGCAATGGACGCAGACGCCGCAGGGATCGATGGTCGGGCCGCCGGTGCCGTCGGGCCCGACGCAGTTGAGCGCGCGGGCGATCAGGCGGGCCGTGGTGGTCTTGCCGATACCGCGCACGCCGGTGAGGATGAAGGCATGCGCCAGGCGCCCGGTCTTCATGGCGTTGG
It encodes:
- a CDS encoding DNA polymerase III subunit gamma/tau is translated as MDDQLNPGQPASPASAAPAAAQATPYRVLARKYRPTTFSELIGQEAMVRTLTNAMKTGRLAHAFILTGVRGIGKTTTARLIARALNCVGPDGTGGPTIDPCGVCVHCKAIAEDRHMDVMEMDAASRTGVDDIREVIDGVQYRPTSARTKVYIIDEVHMLSKNAFNALLKTLEEPPAHVKFIFATTEVRKVPVTVLSRCQRFDLRRVDSGTLAAHFAGIAEKEGVTVAPGALQLIARAADGSVRDGLSLLDQAIAHCAGAIGEDEVRTMIGLVDRTRTFDLLETAMQGDARAGLDILADLYAGGADPAVIVEDMLELVHWLTRVKLVPAAADDPGMPEAERVRGRAMAETLSMAVLTRAWQMLLKGLSEVRHAPSPLQAAEMVLVRLVFAADLPSPADAVASLAGGGAAPARTGGAPSGGGGGSPVAAASQAAPSMPSASDRPRAAAVGGQASAGRDPLPQSVLAADPQKPDPATFADVVALTLADREMILHANLMSNLHLVRFEPGRIEFRPGEHAPGELAHDLSRFLNARTARRWVVTVSREAGQPTLRQQEEKAEASRRSEASQHPLVQAVMETFPGAEIEAVRNMGGAVPRGGFEAALDAPAEPDAEEPD
- a CDS encoding 3'-5' exonuclease; its protein translation is MQHQNLIVFDIETVPDTEAVGNLTGFEDRDVAARRAELERYHLAITDGRNAFPRQPFHRVVAISFLRAEIERSGAGETYYLQELRSGGTEKSDEKELVAGFFQFVERHKPRLVSFNGRTFDLPVLKYRAMKHGIAARFLYASGDKWNSYTSRYASDWHCDLLEVLSDFGASARIRLDEVCAVMGFPGKFGIEGSRVADLFDGGRIKEIRDYCETDVLNTYLVYLRHQLHTGTLGLDGYNRAVADLVELIKAEGDERPHLVGFLEAWGRASDNTFVL